One window from the genome of Dyadobacter sp. CECT 9275 encodes:
- a CDS encoding isochorismatase family protein — protein sequence MKKRVFRFFVLPVILVILLVSNIPFTLAQTAEAMVSVSLQKRIPSEQDKNAWVLLNSKEEWKAAETAIIICDMWDRHWCSEATNRVAEMAPRLDEMVRIARDKGMLIVHAPSSTMKFYENHPGRKLAQKYKDKNVAKKIAGTLLDTESGAAWPFEISNGGCTPSPGDARENEEVWTRQIGTIGITDGDAISDSGAEMGSLFVKRGIKNVILTGVHTNMCVIGRSFGLRNMKRLGMNVVLMRDMTDTMYDPASEPRVSHFTGNSLMSEYIEKYVCPTMVSTDLTHKKQFRFREDNRKVVAFIMAEGEYRANQRLPEFAHELLLKKNVNCEFAIGKPVMEGEGIHNIENLQILQDADLAVVFARRRALEPEKMAVLKHYIESGKPVLGIRTASHAFGPKENVPRAGSNAELAKDKSNGFLASWAEFDKDILGGNYQGHYGHLEQGTTVMPVPGMEKSLLLKDVDPKGFTSPSWLYKNRPLRSENVQVLLLGTIPGQPAEPVCWINKNQYGKAVYTSLGHWDDWKLEGFRNLMFNSVDYLLGRLNQEQE from the coding sequence ATGAAAAAACGTGTATTCCGATTTTTTGTGCTGCCGGTTATACTGGTGATATTGCTGGTTTCAAACATTCCGTTTACGCTGGCCCAGACGGCAGAAGCAATGGTCAGCGTTTCGCTGCAGAAGAGGATCCCTTCCGAACAGGATAAAAATGCATGGGTACTCCTCAATAGCAAAGAGGAATGGAAAGCTGCGGAAACGGCGATCATCATTTGTGACATGTGGGACCGCCACTGGTGTAGTGAAGCAACAAACCGCGTTGCGGAAATGGCGCCGCGGCTGGACGAAATGGTCCGGATTGCGCGTGACAAAGGTATGCTGATCGTACACGCACCCAGCAGTACCATGAAATTTTATGAAAATCATCCGGGAAGAAAACTTGCTCAAAAGTATAAGGATAAAAACGTAGCGAAAAAGATTGCGGGCACGCTGCTGGACACAGAGTCGGGAGCAGCATGGCCTTTCGAAATTTCCAACGGCGGATGTACCCCTTCACCGGGCGATGCTCGGGAAAATGAGGAGGTCTGGACCAGGCAAATCGGTACCATCGGGATTACGGACGGTGATGCCATTTCTGATTCAGGGGCGGAAATGGGCAGTTTGTTTGTTAAAAGAGGAATAAAAAATGTGATTCTCACCGGCGTGCATACCAACATGTGCGTGATTGGGCGGAGCTTTGGATTGAGAAACATGAAACGGCTTGGCATGAATGTGGTCCTGATGCGCGATATGACCGACACCATGTACGACCCTGCTTCCGAACCCCGGGTTTCGCATTTTACCGGCAATAGTCTCATGAGTGAATACATCGAAAAGTATGTATGTCCTACGATGGTTTCAACCGATCTTACGCATAAAAAACAGTTTCGGTTCAGGGAAGATAACAGAAAGGTGGTAGCTTTTATCATGGCCGAAGGGGAGTACAGGGCTAACCAGCGACTGCCTGAATTTGCCCATGAATTGTTGTTGAAAAAGAATGTGAACTGCGAATTCGCCATCGGGAAACCAGTGATGGAAGGTGAGGGTATCCACAACATTGAGAATCTCCAGATCCTGCAAGACGCTGACCTGGCCGTGGTATTTGCCAGGCGCAGGGCATTGGAGCCGGAGAAAATGGCTGTACTTAAACACTATATCGAAAGCGGGAAACCGGTACTGGGTATCCGTACGGCCAGCCATGCCTTTGGTCCTAAGGAAAATGTGCCGCGTGCAGGCAGCAATGCTGAATTGGCCAAAGACAAATCCAATGGTTTTCTCGCAAGCTGGGCTGAGTTTGATAAAGACATCCTGGGCGGGAATTACCAGGGGCATTACGGCCACCTTGAACAAGGTACTACCGTGATGCCAGTACCCGGTATGGAAAAAAGTTTGCTTCTTAAGGATGTTGATCCCAAAGGTTTTACCAGTCCGAGCTGGTTATATAAGAACAGACCCCTAAGATCCGAAAATGTGCAGGTGCTTTTACTGGGCACAATTCCCGGCCAACCAGCGGAGCCAGTTTGCTGGATAAATAAGAATCAGTATGGTAAAGCTGTTTATACCTCCCTCGGGCATTGGGACGACTGGAAACTGGAAGGTTTCAGAAATCTCATGTTCAATTCGGTGGATTATCTGTTGGGCCGGTTGAACCAGGAACAGGAATAG